In Candidatus Limnocylindrales bacterium, the genomic window AGGTGTCTTCAAAAGCCTGCATCTGATCTTCTTTAACGGAAATGGTTGCAATTTCTAATATCATCTTCCCTCCTTTTTATTCCTTAAAGACCTTATCCTTGTTTTGTATAAGGTAAAAGGGCTTCGACTATTTCCTGAGGTATTTTAGTAGGTTTACCCTCCAGGTCGAGAAAAACTCCTGTATTATAGGCTTCAACCAGTACCTTAGAGGTCTTTCGGTTTATAATCTGTTGATGCCAGGTACCCCGTACCCTCCTGGCTTCTGAAACATAACTTCTGACTTCTAGTTCATCTCCAAGCAGTGCCGGGTGTTTAAACTTAATATTTAGTTCTTTAACGAGGATGATGATTCCGAGTTCTTTAAGCCTTGGGACTGTGTACCCTAAGGAGGACATAGCCTCATCGATGGCAGTTTCCAGATAATGGAAATATACAGCATTATTTACATGGCCAAAAGAGTCCAGTTCATATTTACGGACTTTGAGAAAGAAAGAGAAAGTTTTGGGTTCTTTCATAATCGAGATCTCAAGGGCCCTCGAGAACGGATTGGGACGTCAATATCTGAACCTGGTTCTGCATTCCCTTGAGCTTGTATGTGATGAAGTACTTCTGGACTAATCACTCACCCTACAAATACTCAAAACGGTGATATCACACGCATTAAAAGTTATAGATAAGAATCTCGATGATTTTCATAAAAGGGGTAAGGAAGGCGACCAATCGGTCGTCCTTCCTTTGTTACAATGTAGGATGTTCTTGAATTTAATCTAACCTCCCGAGATTCCCACCTTTTCCGGTGCGATCTTTATAATAACCCGTTGTTCTCCAGGCTGGCGGTAAGGATATTTATCTACTCCTAAATACTTCTTTGCCAGCTTATCGATATGGGCATCGGCACCGTCCTGGGTCATTTCAACTACACGTCCGCGAATCATCACCTCCTGATAAGGATTTTGAGAATTGGTAATAGATAAAGCAACCCGTGGGTCCCGACGGAGGTTTCTTTCTTTAAGACGTCCTCTGGCGGTATTGAAAAGAATATAACGCCCATCGGTATCTATCCAGACCACGCTTACCTGGGGGGAACCATCCGGCATAAGGGTAGCCACGCTGGCAAAGTTTTTTCCTTCGGTCATGAGCTTACGGGCTAATTCAGGTAATTCTACCATTATTTCCTCCTTTTGGGTATTGCCACAAAAATCTAGAGTATCTGGAAAAAATCTCTTTTTAAACTCTGGATTTTCGGGCCCCTGTAACTAATTTAACGGATAATCTGATAAGAAGAGCCTATATCTGGAAATTTAGTCACTTCGATTCTTACCGGAAAGGCATTTTTAAGGGTATCCAGGTGGGTAATGATTAAAATTTTATCGAAATCATCCTGAATGGCCCGGATGGCTTCAATGAGCTGCTCTAATCCTTGAGCATCCTGGGTACTGAAT contains:
- a CDS encoding PPOX class F420-dependent oxidoreductase, whose protein sequence is MVELPELARKLMTEGKNFASVATLMPDGSPQVSVVWIDTDGRYILFNTARGRLKERNLRRDPRVALSITNSQNPYQEVMIRGRVVEMTQDGADAHIDKLAKKYLGVDKYPYRQPGEQRVIIKIAPEKVGISGG
- a CDS encoding thioesterase family protein translates to MKEPKTFSFFLKVRKYELDSFGHVNNAVYFHYLETAIDEAMSSLGYTVPRLKELGIIILVKELNIKFKHPALLGDELEVRSYVSEARRVRGTWHQQIINRKTSKVLVEAYNTGVFLDLEGKPTKIPQEIVEALLPYTKQG